A single genomic interval of Dysidea avara chromosome 8, odDysAvar1.4, whole genome shotgun sequence harbors:
- the LOC136263614 gene encoding 1-phosphatidylinositol 4,5-bisphosphate phosphodiesterase gamma-1-like isoform X2 codes for MASSEAFRSNDVIEILQALDSGTTMQRFRAGRKDPLKKHFCLKLETFEIQQLPILSANQRGKTPQPEEYVNVREIKEVRLGWQSKDFSDRRDDDMKRFGVDETCSFVIFYGTEFRVKMMSLVAQCRDERDAWVTALRYVMHNNNFRTHLVLRRWLRKEFREIDRANSGSISVNELRRWLQRVNAKTLASKSKQLITDFDKKKTGSLDFSGFERLYHNIISSKTIGDRFFNYVVNKQNIGFSELTMFLQYEQNDSRAGDSYYVASLVRDFVLDVQHLSNPLQPSLTIPEFVDYLFSSQNSVFNEQHMSVYQDMDQPLCHYWINSSHNTYLFGNQYNSESSVECYIRVLRSGCRCIELDCWDGPDGQAIITHGRTLCTRIRFIDVIKAIKEHAFVASEYPVILSIEQHCSIPQQQLMAKQFQEVFGDLLLTKPITAAGNKLPSPNQLKRKIIIKHKKLKEGGALAVPIIRDPEDHAAFEMMDLSNSIKNGQLFTQNPIDRAWQKHFFVLTSKQLIFTGEQEDIEDTEKTYDDAVSSSELHLKQKWFHGKTTGRKEAEQLITNSGGLDGSFLVRESSKFHGDYSLSFIHAGIVNHVRIQTRKEGGTTKFFIDDPLGFDTLYELVDYYHNHPLKTAEFQQILTQAVPQLDNHNNKDWFHPKLSKLQAEEMLKTVRMDGAYVVRPSDQANNYAISFRAEGKVKHCRVQEDENGNVIIGGATFDTLSELISHYQKNPLYRKVKLRYAVNDEVLNNLEKMMQEEESIYGTYMSPEEVMQQKVTVRALYDYNAQREDELSFCQGAIITNVDKVDGGWWSGDYGHHRKRWFPANHVEEIAEVEEDKQLGNLQQGAVDIEGCTIVLSETPNQDGLFTMRLLPSGTSNTSTGGLEVASRHLEDLQQWQASIKEAMVDLEKAQQKMDQLVRKLHIAKEMSDLIHYCRAVPFDMGNERNHCEMSSFGESKAERVMNNKNTTAKFIQYSVQQLSRVYPKGSRVDSSNYDPQPMWNAGSQMVALNFQTADKALQLNEGKFLQNGS; via the exons ATGGCTAGCTCAGAGGCGTTTCGTTCGAATGATGTTATCGAAATCCTGCAAGCGTTAGATAGTGGAACCACCATGCAACGCTTCAGAGCGGGTAGAAAAGATCCCTTGAAAAAGCACTTCTGCTTGAAATTGGAGACGTTTGAGATACAACAATTACCCATATTGTCTGCAAATCAGCGCGGCAAAACGCCACAACCAGAGGAATATG TAAATGTTCGTGAAATCAAGGAGGTGCGACTTGGCTGGCAGTCAAAAGATTTCAGTGACCGCAGAGATGATGACATGAAGAGATTTGGTGTAGATGAGACATGCAGTTTTGTTATCTTTTATGGAACAGAGTTTAGAGTGAAAATGATGAGTTTAGTTG CTCAGTGTCGAGATGAGAGGGATGCTTGGGTTACGGCACTGAGATACGTCATGCATAACAACAATTTTAGGACTCACTTAGTGCTGCGCAG GTGGTTGCGTAAGGAATTCCGTGAGATTGATCGTGCTAACAGTGGCAG TATTAGTGTGAATGAGTTACGACGTTGGCTACAGCGGGTGAATGCAAAGACGTTAGCCTCTAAATCAAAACAGCTCATTACG GATTTTGATAAAAAGAAGACAGGTTCACTGGATTTTAGTGGTTTTGAGAGATTGTACCACAATATCATCAGTTCTAAAACG ATTGGTGATCGTTTCTTCAATTATgttgtaaacaaacaaaatattgGATTCTCTGAGTTGACAATGTTTCTACAATATGAACAGAAT GATTCTCGTGCTGGTGATTCCTACTATGTTGCAAGTCTTGTCAGAGATTTTGTGTTAGATGTTCAACACCTATCCAACCCTCTCCAACCATCGCTGACCATACCAGAGTTTGTTGACTACTTGTTCTCAAGCCAGAACAGTGTCTTCAATGAACAACATATGTCAGTATACCAGGACATGGACCAACCACTGTGTCATTACTGGATCAACTCTTCACACAACAC atATCTTTTTGGCAACCAGTACAACAGTGAGTCATCAGTTGAATGTTACATTAGAGTGCTCCGGAGTGGTTGTCGCTGTATTGAGTTGGATTGCTGGGATGGCCCGGATGGACAAGCAATCATAACACACGGAAGGACACTTTGCACACGTATTCGTTTCATAGATGTCATAAAAGCAATCAAGGAGCATGCATTTGTGGCTTCAGA ATATCCAGTCATCTTGTCCATTGAGCAGCACTGTAGCATACCCCAGCAACAGCTTATGGCAAAGCAGTTCCAAGAAGTGTTTGGAG ACCTGCTGCTCACGAAACCGATTACTGCTGCAGGCAATAAACTTCCATCTCCTAACCAGTTGAAAAGGAAGATCATCATTAAG CATAAAAAATTAAAAGAAGGTGGAGCTCTTGCTGTTCCTATCATCAGAGATCCAGAAG ATCATGCTGCCTTCGAGATGATGGATCTGAGTAACTCCATAAAAAATGGTCAGCTATTTACACAGAACCCAATTGACAGG GCGTGGCAAAAACATTTTTTTGTGCTCACTTCAAAGCAGCTGATCTTCACAGGAGAACAAGAAGATATTGAAGACACAGAGAAGACTTACGATGACGCAGTGTCTAGCAGTGAACTGCACCTCAAGCAAAA GTGGTTCCATGGGAAAACGACAGGACGAAAAGAAGCTGAGCAACTTATAACAAATAGCGGTGGACTAGATGGTTCCTTCCTAGTAAGGGAGAGCTCTAAATTCCACGGAGACTACTCCTTGTCATTTAT TCATGCTGGTATAGTAAACCATGTCAGAATACAGACACGCAAGGAAGGAGGGACAACTAAGTTTTTTATAGATGATCCATTGGGATTTGACACTCTGTATGAGCTCGTTGATTATTACCATAATCACCCACTCAAGACTGCTGAGTTTCAACAAATCTTGACACAAGCTGTGCCACAG CTTGATAACCATAACAACAAAGA TTGGTTTCACCCTAAACTGTCAAAACTTCAAGCTGAGGAGATGTTAAAGACGGTTCGTATGGATGGGGCTTATGTTGTCCGGCCATCTGATCAAGCCAATAATTATGCTATATCATTTCG GGCTGAGGGAAAAGTGAAGCACTGTCGCGTACAGGAAGATGAAAACGGCAATGTGATAATTGGGGGTGCTACATTTGACACCTTGTCAGAGCTGATCTCACATTATCAGAAGAACCCACTCTACCGAAAAGTTAAACTCCGATATGCCGTCAATGATGAGGTGCTTAACAACCTGGAAAAGATGATGCAGGAAGAAGAGAGTATCTATGGGACCTACATGAGCCCTGAAGAAGTGATGCAGCAGAAAGTCACAGTCCGAGCCCTCTATGATTACAATGCTCAGAGGGAGGATGAGCTGAGCTTCTGCCAAGGTGCCATCATTACCAATGTTGATAAAGTGGATGGAGGGTGGTGGAGTGGGGATTATGGTCACCACCGCAAGAGATGGTTTCCTGCAAACCATGTGGAGGAGATTGCTGAAGTAGAAGAAGATAAACAATTGGGAAATCTTCAACAGGGAGCCGTTGATATTGAAGGGTGTACCATTG TTCTGTCAGAAACTCCCAATCAGGATGGCTTGTTTACAATGCGCCTTCTTCCAAGTGGTACAAGCAACACATCCACTGGGGGACTGGAAGTAGCATCACGACACTTAGAGGATCTCCAACAGTGGCAAGCATCCATAAAGGAAGCCATGGTAGATCTTGAAAAGGCACAGCAGAAAATGGACCAGCTGGTCAGGAAGCTTCACATCGCCAAAGAGATGAGCGACCTCATCCACTACTGTAGAGCAGTTCCGTTTGATATGGGCA ATGAACGCAATCATTGTGAAATGTCTTCATTTGGTGAAAGCAAAGCTGAGCGTGTGATGAACAACAAGaacacaacagccaagtttATACA GTACAGTGTCCAACAATTGAGTAGGGTCTACCCCAAAGGATCAAGAGTTGATTCCAGTAACTATGATCCACAGCCAATGTGGAATGCCGGGTCACAGATGGTGGCACTCAACTTCCAAACAGCAGACAAAGCCTTGCAGTTGAATGAGGGGAAATTCTTACAAAATGGCAG CTAG
- the LOC136263618 gene encoding dolichol-phosphate mannosyltransferase subunit 1-like isoform X2 has product MSKYSILLPTYNERENLPLIVWLLVREFKENGHNYEIIIIDDNSPDGTRKVAEQLQQIYGEETIVLRPRAAKLGLGTAYVHGMKHATGDYIIIMDADMSHHPRHIGGFIDLQKKHNYDIVTGTRYSKGGGVHGWDLMRKLISRGANYLAQVLLNPGVSDLTGSFRLYKKAVLEQLVAKCQSKGYVFQMEMIVRARQFSYTIGEVPIAFVDRVYGESKLGGNEIVSYAKGLLHLFATT; this is encoded by the exons ATGAGCAAATATTCCATACTTTTACCGACGTACAACGAGCGCGAAAACCTTCCCTTAATCGTGTGGCTGTTGGTCCGAGAGTTTAAGGagaa CGGTCACAATTATGAAATCATCATCATTGACGATAACAGTCCGGACGGGACACGGAAAGTAGCGGAACAACTGCAACAAATTTACGGAGAGGAAACGATAGTATTACGACCAAGGGCTGCAAAACTTGGCCTTG GTACAGCTTATGTTCATGGTATGAAACATGCTACCGgagattacatcataataatGGATGCTGATATGTCACATCAT CCTCGACACATAGGGGGGTTTATTGACCTACAAAAGAAACATAACTATGACATCGTAACTGGCACTCGTTATAGTAAAGGTGGCGGAGTGCATGGATGGGACCTGATGAGGAAACTGATTAG CCGAGGGGCAAATTACTTAGCTCAAGTGTTACTAAATCCTGGAGTGTCAGATTTAACTGGAAGCTTTAG GTTATACAAAAAGGCTGTACTTGAACAACTGGTTGCCAAGTGCCAGTCTAAAGGGTACGTTTTTCAAATGGAGATGATTGTGAGGGCCAGGCAGTTCAGCTACACCATTGGTGAAGTGCCGATAGCTTTTGTGGATCGGGTGTATGGAGAATCCAAACTGGGAGGCAATGAAATAGTTTCTTATGCTAAAGGACTATTGCATCTGTTTGCTACAACGTAA
- the LOC136263618 gene encoding dolichol-phosphate mannosyltransferase subunit 1-like isoform X1, with the protein MSKYSILLPTYNERENLPLIVWLLVREFKENGHNYEIIIIDDNSPDGTRKVAEQLQQIYGEETIVLRPRAAKLGLGTAYVHGMKHATGDYIIIMDADMSHHPRHIGGFIDLQKKHNYDIVTGTRYSKGGGVHGWDLMRKLIRLDYMIVLVLYLVVVNSRGANYLAQVLLNPGVSDLTGSFRLYKKAVLEQLVAKCQSKGYVFQMEMIVRARQFSYTIGEVPIAFVDRVYGESKLGGNEIVSYAKGLLHLFATT; encoded by the exons ATGAGCAAATATTCCATACTTTTACCGACGTACAACGAGCGCGAAAACCTTCCCTTAATCGTGTGGCTGTTGGTCCGAGAGTTTAAGGagaa CGGTCACAATTATGAAATCATCATCATTGACGATAACAGTCCGGACGGGACACGGAAAGTAGCGGAACAACTGCAACAAATTTACGGAGAGGAAACGATAGTATTACGACCAAGGGCTGCAAAACTTGGCCTTG GTACAGCTTATGTTCATGGTATGAAACATGCTACCGgagattacatcataataatGGATGCTGATATGTCACATCAT CCTCGACACATAGGGGGGTTTATTGACCTACAAAAGAAACATAACTATGACATCGTAACTGGCACTCGTTATAGTAAAGGTGGCGGAGTGCATGGATGGGACCTGATGAGGAAACTGATTAGGTTAGACTACATGATTGTTCTAGTGCTATATTTAGTTGTTGTTAATAGCCGAGGGGCAAATTACTTAGCTCAAGTGTTACTAAATCCTGGAGTGTCAGATTTAACTGGAAGCTTTAG GTTATACAAAAAGGCTGTACTTGAACAACTGGTTGCCAAGTGCCAGTCTAAAGGGTACGTTTTTCAAATGGAGATGATTGTGAGGGCCAGGCAGTTCAGCTACACCATTGGTGAAGTGCCGATAGCTTTTGTGGATCGGGTGTATGGAGAATCCAAACTGGGAGGCAATGAAATAGTTTCTTATGCTAAAGGACTATTGCATCTGTTTGCTACAACGTAA
- the LOC136263614 gene encoding 1-phosphatidylinositol 4,5-bisphosphate phosphodiesterase gamma-1-like isoform X1: protein MASSEAFRSNDVIEILQALDSGTTMQRFRAGRKDPLKKHFCLKLETFEIQQLPILSANQRGKTPQPEEYVNVREIKEVRLGWQSKDFSDRRDDDMKRFGVDETCSFVIFYGTEFRVKMMSLVAQCRDERDAWVTALRYVMHNNNFRTHLVLRRWLRKEFREIDRANSGSISVNELRRWLQRVNAKTLASKSKQLITDFDKKKTGSLDFSGFERLYHNIISSKTIGDRFFNYVVNKQNIGFSELTMFLQYEQNDSRAGDSYYVASLVRDFVLDVQHLSNPLQPSLTIPEFVDYLFSSQNSVFNEQHMSVYQDMDQPLCHYWINSSHNTYLFGNQYNSESSVECYIRVLRSGCRCIELDCWDGPDGQAIITHGRTLCTRIRFIDVIKAIKEHAFVASEYPVILSIEQHCSIPQQQLMAKQFQEVFGDLLLTKPITAAGNKLPSPNQLKRKIIIKHKKLKEGGALAVPIIRDPEDHAAFEMMDLSNSIKNGQLFTQNPIDRAWQKHFFVLTSKQLIFTGEQEDIEDTEKTYDDAVSSSELHLKQKWFHGKTTGRKEAEQLITNSGGLDGSFLVRESSKFHGDYSLSFIHAGIVNHVRIQTRKEGGTTKFFIDDPLGFDTLYELVDYYHNHPLKTAEFQQILTQAVPQLDNHNNKDWFHPKLSKLQAEEMLKTVRMDGAYVVRPSDQANNYAISFRAEGKVKHCRVQEDENGNVIIGGATFDTLSELISHYQKNPLYRKVKLRYAVNDEVLNNLEKMMQEEESIYGTYMSPEEVMQQKVTVRALYDYNAQREDELSFCQGAIITNVDKVDGGWWSGDYGHHRKRWFPANHVEEIAEVEEDKQLGNLQQGAVDIEGCTIVLSETPNQDGLFTMRLLPSGTSNTSTGGLEVASRHLEDLQQWQASIKEAMVDLEKAQQKMDQLVRKLHIAKEMSDLIHYCRAVPFDMGNERNHCEMSSFGESKAERVMNNKNTTAKFIQYSVQQLSRVYPKGSRVDSSNYDPQPMWNAGSQMVALNFQTADKALQLNEGKFLQNGSCGYVLFPKYMREPGYDPLDIKTFGDLNALTITLTIIGGRHFTRQGKGAVTSMFVEIEIVGAEYDCCKMRTTSVRDNGLNPVWNEQTQFIVSNPDIALIRFVTQDEDVFGDPNFLGQAVYPVKSLKPGYRSVQFKNAFSDEFELSSLLIHLEIKSAKEQDEEMYSSVKQLREQLQNISSEMSNTKSNSQQLESLSERMQTTQTEIKRLTEARKKKAPTGR from the exons ATGGCTAGCTCAGAGGCGTTTCGTTCGAATGATGTTATCGAAATCCTGCAAGCGTTAGATAGTGGAACCACCATGCAACGCTTCAGAGCGGGTAGAAAAGATCCCTTGAAAAAGCACTTCTGCTTGAAATTGGAGACGTTTGAGATACAACAATTACCCATATTGTCTGCAAATCAGCGCGGCAAAACGCCACAACCAGAGGAATATG TAAATGTTCGTGAAATCAAGGAGGTGCGACTTGGCTGGCAGTCAAAAGATTTCAGTGACCGCAGAGATGATGACATGAAGAGATTTGGTGTAGATGAGACATGCAGTTTTGTTATCTTTTATGGAACAGAGTTTAGAGTGAAAATGATGAGTTTAGTTG CTCAGTGTCGAGATGAGAGGGATGCTTGGGTTACGGCACTGAGATACGTCATGCATAACAACAATTTTAGGACTCACTTAGTGCTGCGCAG GTGGTTGCGTAAGGAATTCCGTGAGATTGATCGTGCTAACAGTGGCAG TATTAGTGTGAATGAGTTACGACGTTGGCTACAGCGGGTGAATGCAAAGACGTTAGCCTCTAAATCAAAACAGCTCATTACG GATTTTGATAAAAAGAAGACAGGTTCACTGGATTTTAGTGGTTTTGAGAGATTGTACCACAATATCATCAGTTCTAAAACG ATTGGTGATCGTTTCTTCAATTATgttgtaaacaaacaaaatattgGATTCTCTGAGTTGACAATGTTTCTACAATATGAACAGAAT GATTCTCGTGCTGGTGATTCCTACTATGTTGCAAGTCTTGTCAGAGATTTTGTGTTAGATGTTCAACACCTATCCAACCCTCTCCAACCATCGCTGACCATACCAGAGTTTGTTGACTACTTGTTCTCAAGCCAGAACAGTGTCTTCAATGAACAACATATGTCAGTATACCAGGACATGGACCAACCACTGTGTCATTACTGGATCAACTCTTCACACAACAC atATCTTTTTGGCAACCAGTACAACAGTGAGTCATCAGTTGAATGTTACATTAGAGTGCTCCGGAGTGGTTGTCGCTGTATTGAGTTGGATTGCTGGGATGGCCCGGATGGACAAGCAATCATAACACACGGAAGGACACTTTGCACACGTATTCGTTTCATAGATGTCATAAAAGCAATCAAGGAGCATGCATTTGTGGCTTCAGA ATATCCAGTCATCTTGTCCATTGAGCAGCACTGTAGCATACCCCAGCAACAGCTTATGGCAAAGCAGTTCCAAGAAGTGTTTGGAG ACCTGCTGCTCACGAAACCGATTACTGCTGCAGGCAATAAACTTCCATCTCCTAACCAGTTGAAAAGGAAGATCATCATTAAG CATAAAAAATTAAAAGAAGGTGGAGCTCTTGCTGTTCCTATCATCAGAGATCCAGAAG ATCATGCTGCCTTCGAGATGATGGATCTGAGTAACTCCATAAAAAATGGTCAGCTATTTACACAGAACCCAATTGACAGG GCGTGGCAAAAACATTTTTTTGTGCTCACTTCAAAGCAGCTGATCTTCACAGGAGAACAAGAAGATATTGAAGACACAGAGAAGACTTACGATGACGCAGTGTCTAGCAGTGAACTGCACCTCAAGCAAAA GTGGTTCCATGGGAAAACGACAGGACGAAAAGAAGCTGAGCAACTTATAACAAATAGCGGTGGACTAGATGGTTCCTTCCTAGTAAGGGAGAGCTCTAAATTCCACGGAGACTACTCCTTGTCATTTAT TCATGCTGGTATAGTAAACCATGTCAGAATACAGACACGCAAGGAAGGAGGGACAACTAAGTTTTTTATAGATGATCCATTGGGATTTGACACTCTGTATGAGCTCGTTGATTATTACCATAATCACCCACTCAAGACTGCTGAGTTTCAACAAATCTTGACACAAGCTGTGCCACAG CTTGATAACCATAACAACAAAGA TTGGTTTCACCCTAAACTGTCAAAACTTCAAGCTGAGGAGATGTTAAAGACGGTTCGTATGGATGGGGCTTATGTTGTCCGGCCATCTGATCAAGCCAATAATTATGCTATATCATTTCG GGCTGAGGGAAAAGTGAAGCACTGTCGCGTACAGGAAGATGAAAACGGCAATGTGATAATTGGGGGTGCTACATTTGACACCTTGTCAGAGCTGATCTCACATTATCAGAAGAACCCACTCTACCGAAAAGTTAAACTCCGATATGCCGTCAATGATGAGGTGCTTAACAACCTGGAAAAGATGATGCAGGAAGAAGAGAGTATCTATGGGACCTACATGAGCCCTGAAGAAGTGATGCAGCAGAAAGTCACAGTCCGAGCCCTCTATGATTACAATGCTCAGAGGGAGGATGAGCTGAGCTTCTGCCAAGGTGCCATCATTACCAATGTTGATAAAGTGGATGGAGGGTGGTGGAGTGGGGATTATGGTCACCACCGCAAGAGATGGTTTCCTGCAAACCATGTGGAGGAGATTGCTGAAGTAGAAGAAGATAAACAATTGGGAAATCTTCAACAGGGAGCCGTTGATATTGAAGGGTGTACCATTG TTCTGTCAGAAACTCCCAATCAGGATGGCTTGTTTACAATGCGCCTTCTTCCAAGTGGTACAAGCAACACATCCACTGGGGGACTGGAAGTAGCATCACGACACTTAGAGGATCTCCAACAGTGGCAAGCATCCATAAAGGAAGCCATGGTAGATCTTGAAAAGGCACAGCAGAAAATGGACCAGCTGGTCAGGAAGCTTCACATCGCCAAAGAGATGAGCGACCTCATCCACTACTGTAGAGCAGTTCCGTTTGATATGGGCA ATGAACGCAATCATTGTGAAATGTCTTCATTTGGTGAAAGCAAAGCTGAGCGTGTGATGAACAACAAGaacacaacagccaagtttATACA GTACAGTGTCCAACAATTGAGTAGGGTCTACCCCAAAGGATCAAGAGTTGATTCCAGTAACTATGATCCACAGCCAATGTGGAATGCCGGGTCACAGATGGTGGCACTCAACTTCCAAACAGCAGACAAAGCCTTGCAGTTGAATGAGGGGAAATTCTTACAAAATGGCAG TTGTGGATATGTGCTGTTCCCAAAATACATGAGGGAGCCAGGCTATGATCCCTTAGACATCAAAACCTTCGGTGACTTGAACGCCTTGACTATCACACTAACA ATAATCGGTGGAAGACACTTCACCCGACAGGGCAAGGGGGCAGTAACTTCCATGTTTGTAGAAATTGAGATTGTTGGAGCTGAGTATGACTGCTGTAAAATGAGGACAACATCAGTTC GTGACAACGGTCTCAACCCAGTATGGAATGAGCAAACTCAGTTCATTGTATCAAATCCTGACATTGCTTTGATCCGTTTTGTGACACAAGACGAGGACGTGTTTGGGGATCCTAACTTCCTGGGGCAAGCAGTATATCCAGTCAAATCACTCAAACCAGGTTACCGTAGTGTGCAGTTTAAAAATGCCTTTTCAGATGAGTTTGAATTGTCATCGCTGCTAATTCACTTGGAAATCAAGAGTGCCAAGGAGCAAGATGAAGAAATGTACTCGTCAGTAAAACAGCTTCGTGAACAACTTCAAAATATCTCTAGTGAGATGTCCAATACTAAAAGCAACTCACAACAGTTAGAAAGCCTCTCTGAACGTATGCAAACAACACAAACAGAAATTAAGAGACTAACAGAAGCAAG AAAGAAAAAGGCTCCAACTGGAAGATAA
- the LOC136263620 gene encoding guanosine-3',5'-bis(diphosphate) 3'-pyrophosphohydrolase MESH1-like, with product MADVGLLLEAANFACIKHRDQRRKDESKTPYINHPIGVAYILWKEGGVTDMATLQAAVLHDTVEDTDTTLDEIESTFGVEVRGIVDEVTDDKSLPKAERKRLQVVNAPKKSPKAKAVKLADKLYNLRDLQRCTPEGWSEERVQEYYEWAAEVVTGLLGTNDILEQKLCDILKQRGVTLKTS from the exons ATGGCGGACGTGGGCTTGCTGCTGGAAGCTGCAAATTTCGCTTGTATAAAGCATAGGGACCAACGTCGAAAAGATGAGTCAAAGACCCCGTACATAAATCATCCTATCGGGGTCGCGTATATCCTTTGGAAGGAAGGCGGAGTCACGGATATGGCTACCTTACAG gCAGCTGTACTTCACGATACAGTGGAAGACACGGATACAACCCTAGATGAAATTGAGAGCACTTTTGGGGTAGAAGTGCGGGGCATAGTTGACGAAGTCACTGATGATAAATCACTTCCAAAAGCTGAACGAAAACGGCTACAG GTTGTTAATGCACCGAAGAAGAGCCCCAAAGCCAAAGCAGTGAAGCTAGCCGACAAATTATATAATCTCAGAGACCTTCAGAGGTGTACACCTGAGGGATGGAGTGAGGAGAGGGTCCAGGAATACTATGAGTGGGCAGCTGAG GTGGTCACAGGATTACTAGGAACCAATGACATCTTAGAGCAAAAACTATGTGACATTTTGAAACAACGAGGAGTGACCttaaaaacaagttaa
- the LOC136263618 gene encoding dolichol-phosphate mannosyltransferase subunit 1-like isoform X3: MSKYSILLPTYNERENLPLIVWLLVREFKENGHNYEIIIIDDNSPDGTRKVAEQLQQIYGEETIVLRPRAAKLGLGTAYVHGMKHATGDYIIIMDADMSHHPRHIGGFIDLQKKHNYDIVTGTRYSKGGGVHGWDLMRKLIRLYKKAVLEQLVAKCQSKGYVFQMEMIVRARQFSYTIGEVPIAFVDRVYGESKLGGNEIVSYAKGLLHLFATT; this comes from the exons ATGAGCAAATATTCCATACTTTTACCGACGTACAACGAGCGCGAAAACCTTCCCTTAATCGTGTGGCTGTTGGTCCGAGAGTTTAAGGagaa CGGTCACAATTATGAAATCATCATCATTGACGATAACAGTCCGGACGGGACACGGAAAGTAGCGGAACAACTGCAACAAATTTACGGAGAGGAAACGATAGTATTACGACCAAGGGCTGCAAAACTTGGCCTTG GTACAGCTTATGTTCATGGTATGAAACATGCTACCGgagattacatcataataatGGATGCTGATATGTCACATCAT CCTCGACACATAGGGGGGTTTATTGACCTACAAAAGAAACATAACTATGACATCGTAACTGGCACTCGTTATAGTAAAGGTGGCGGAGTGCATGGATGGGACCTGATGAGGAAACTGATTAG GTTATACAAAAAGGCTGTACTTGAACAACTGGTTGCCAAGTGCCAGTCTAAAGGGTACGTTTTTCAAATGGAGATGATTGTGAGGGCCAGGCAGTTCAGCTACACCATTGGTGAAGTGCCGATAGCTTTTGTGGATCGGGTGTATGGAGAATCCAAACTGGGAGGCAATGAAATAGTTTCTTATGCTAAAGGACTATTGCATCTGTTTGCTACAACGTAA